Proteins encoded within one genomic window of Amycolatopsis sp. 2-15:
- a CDS encoding DUF742 domain-containing protein: protein MSGRHESWFDDEAGPLVRSYAVTGGRTRSDTLGLDLITLVVAMRTAREVAAIEPEYAQILSLCQKPTSVAEVAAHVDLPLPVVKVLLSDLIEQNLVLFRTAAPPTEAPNKHVLQAVLDGIRKL, encoded by the coding sequence ATGAGCGGCCGGCACGAGTCCTGGTTCGACGACGAGGCCGGGCCGCTGGTCCGCTCCTACGCCGTCACGGGCGGGCGCACCCGCTCGGACACGCTCGGGCTGGACCTGATCACGCTCGTGGTCGCCATGCGGACCGCGCGCGAGGTGGCCGCGATCGAGCCGGAGTACGCGCAGATCCTGAGCCTGTGCCAGAAACCGACGTCGGTCGCCGAGGTGGCCGCGCACGTGGACCTGCCCCTGCCTGTGGTGAAGGTTCTGCTGAGTGATCTGATCGAGCAGAACCTGGTGCTGTTCCGCACCGCGGCACCACCGACCGAAGCCCCGAACAAACACGTACTCCAGGCGGTTCTCGATGGCATCCGGAAACTCTGA
- a CDS encoding HAD family hydrolase: protein MATRALIFDFDGTLADTEAAVLQSWQEMFRDHGTELPLEVWHTVIGTQNTAATMFELLAQRVANIDPEQLRPGMRARVHQLLEAEGPREGVLGYLDEAANRNLKLGVASSSSGTWVHGQLARLGLAERFGSVETGDRHAAKPRPDTYLAALATLDVPADQAIAFEDSPHGVSAAKAAGIPTVAVPNAITTVLDFGHADLVLPSFTAKPLAEVLDLLG from the coding sequence GTGGCCACGCGAGCGCTGATCTTCGACTTCGACGGAACGCTGGCCGACACCGAAGCCGCGGTGCTGCAGTCGTGGCAGGAAATGTTCCGCGACCACGGCACGGAGCTCCCGCTGGAGGTCTGGCACACGGTGATCGGCACGCAGAACACGGCGGCCACGATGTTCGAACTGCTGGCGCAACGCGTCGCGAACATCGACCCCGAGCAGCTGCGCCCGGGGATGCGCGCCCGCGTCCACCAGCTGCTGGAAGCCGAGGGCCCGCGCGAAGGCGTGCTCGGCTACCTCGACGAAGCCGCGAACCGGAACCTCAAGCTCGGCGTCGCGTCCAGCTCGTCCGGCACCTGGGTCCACGGCCAGCTGGCCCGCCTCGGCCTCGCCGAACGGTTCGGCTCCGTCGAGACCGGGGACCGCCACGCGGCCAAGCCGCGCCCCGACACCTACCTCGCCGCGCTGGCCACGCTCGACGTCCCGGCCGACCAGGCGATCGCCTTCGAGGACTCACCCCACGGCGTCAGCGCCGCCAAGGCCGCCGGCATCCCGACGGTCGCCGTGCCGAACGCCATCACCACCGTGCTCGACTTCGGCCACGCCGACCTGGTGCTGCCGTCATTCACAGCCAAACCGCTGGCCGAGGTCCTCGACCTGTTGGGCTAG
- a CDS encoding DUF998 domain-containing protein: protein MTTVEQRPATQPRSTDKTPLTAGIAAGPVYLVTALAQALTRPGFDPARSDVSLLAIGPGGWIQVANFVVTGLLVIACSVGLKSRLIATFGAGLIAAGIFVADPANTAISWHGALHIVTAGIGFLAFTAACLARKSLYSRVTGIAFLAGFAGVATGSTSPAVVIGFWVAVALAFAWLAVTAVQTKRTINH from the coding sequence ATGACCACCGTCGAACAGAGACCGGCCACCCAACCGAGAAGCACCGACAAAACCCCGCTCACAGCAGGAATCGCGGCCGGACCCGTCTACCTCGTGACCGCCCTCGCCCAAGCCCTCACCCGCCCCGGGTTCGACCCCGCGCGGAGCGACGTCAGCCTTCTCGCCATCGGGCCCGGCGGCTGGATCCAAGTGGCCAACTTCGTCGTCACCGGCCTGCTCGTCATCGCCTGCTCAGTAGGGCTCAAGAGCAGGCTGATCGCCACCTTCGGCGCCGGCCTGATCGCCGCCGGGATCTTCGTGGCCGACCCCGCCAACACGGCGATCAGCTGGCACGGAGCGCTCCACATCGTCACGGCCGGCATCGGCTTCCTCGCCTTCACCGCCGCGTGCCTCGCCCGCAAATCGCTCTACTCCCGTGTCACCGGCATCGCGTTCCTCGCCGGGTTCGCCGGCGTCGCCACCGGATCGACCAGCCCGGCGGTGGTGATCGGGTTCTGGGTGGCCGTCGCGCTCGCGTTCGCCTGGCTCGCCGTGACAGCGGTCCAGACCAAGCGCACCATCAACCACTGA
- a CDS encoding DoxX family protein: MTTITRTQAATSTASTASATKPQLVERVRPIVLGLFRVVTSALFLIHGLAGFGFFGGIDGHGGAMPFGSFPGFWASVIEVVGAVLILLGVATRPAAIVLSGVMAYAYFTVHAPMGLLPMQNMGEPAALYSWIFLTIAFTGPGAFALGNLRRRAGKARQ; the protein is encoded by the coding sequence ATGACCACCATCACCCGCACCCAGGCCGCCACTTCCACCGCGTCCACCGCGTCGGCCACGAAGCCGCAGCTCGTCGAGCGCGTCCGCCCGATCGTGCTGGGCCTGTTCCGGGTCGTCACGTCGGCCCTGTTCCTGATCCACGGCCTGGCCGGCTTCGGTTTCTTCGGTGGCATCGACGGCCACGGCGGGGCCATGCCGTTCGGCAGCTTCCCCGGCTTCTGGGCCAGCGTGATCGAGGTTGTCGGCGCCGTGCTGATCCTGCTGGGCGTGGCGACGCGACCGGCCGCGATCGTGCTGTCCGGCGTGATGGCCTACGCCTACTTCACCGTCCACGCGCCGATGGGCCTGCTGCCGATGCAGAACATGGGCGAGCCGGCCGCGCTGTACTCGTGGATCTTCCTGACGATCGCCTTCACCGGCCCGGGCGCCTTCGCCCTGGGCAACCTGCGCCGCCGAGCCGGGAAAGCCCGTCAGTAG
- a CDS encoding GTP-binding protein, with product MASGNSEPRRALTATAVKVLIAGGFGVGKTTMVGSVSEVPPLRTEEVITTASEGVDDLSGVEQKTTTTVALDFGRITINSELILYLFGTPGQDRFWFMWDELAEGALGAVVLADTRRLESCFAAVDFFERRGLPFIVGVNCFDGAYRYGTEEVRAALDLDPDVPLLLCDARERESTKQVLTILMEHVMKHNDLAAAGY from the coding sequence ATGGCATCCGGAAACTCTGAACCCCGGCGCGCGCTGACCGCGACCGCGGTCAAAGTGCTGATCGCCGGCGGGTTCGGGGTCGGCAAGACAACGATGGTCGGGTCGGTCAGCGAGGTCCCCCCGCTACGCACGGAAGAGGTGATCACCACCGCTTCCGAAGGTGTCGACGACCTCTCGGGCGTGGAGCAGAAGACCACCACCACCGTCGCGCTGGACTTCGGTCGCATCACGATCAACTCCGAACTGATCCTCTACCTGTTCGGCACGCCCGGGCAGGACCGGTTCTGGTTCATGTGGGACGAGCTGGCCGAGGGCGCGCTGGGCGCCGTGGTGCTGGCCGACACGCGGCGGCTGGAATCGTGCTTCGCCGCGGTGGACTTCTTCGAGCGGCGCGGCCTGCCGTTCATCGTGGGCGTGAACTGCTTCGACGGCGCGTACCGCTACGGCACGGAAGAAGTCCGGGCCGCGTTGGACCTCGACCCGGACGTTCCCTTGTTGCTGTGCGACGCCCGTGAGCGGGAGTCCACCAAGCAGGTGCTGACGATCCTCATGGAGCACGTGATGAAGCACAACGACCTGGCGGCTGCGGGCTACTGA
- a CDS encoding NUDIX domain-containing protein, producing the protein MAAKHSAGLLLFRRRDEVEVLLAHMGGPFWAKKDEAAWSLPKGELEDGEEPVAAARREFAEELGLPAPDGSWLPLGDVRQSGKVVTAWAVEADLDPAVVVPGTFELEWPPRSGRKQEFPEVDRVEWFGLETARVKLVKGQRAFLDRLSEVV; encoded by the coding sequence ATGGCTGCCAAACACAGCGCCGGGCTGCTGCTCTTCCGCCGGCGCGACGAGGTCGAGGTGCTGCTCGCGCACATGGGCGGGCCGTTCTGGGCGAAGAAGGACGAGGCGGCGTGGTCGCTGCCCAAGGGCGAGCTCGAGGACGGCGAGGAGCCGGTGGCCGCCGCGCGGCGCGAGTTCGCGGAGGAGCTCGGCCTGCCTGCGCCCGACGGCTCCTGGCTCCCCCTGGGCGACGTGCGGCAGTCGGGCAAGGTCGTCACGGCGTGGGCCGTGGAGGCGGACCTGGACCCGGCGGTGGTCGTGCCGGGAACCTTCGAGCTGGAGTGGCCGCCGCGCTCGGGGCGCAAGCAGGAGTTCCCGGAGGTGGACCGCGTCGAGTGGTTCGGGCTGGAAACCGCGCGGGTGAAGCTCGTGAAGGGGCAGCGGGCGTTCCTCGACCGGCTGTCCGAAGTGGTCTAG
- a CDS encoding metallophosphoesterase — translation MRRVRRAAALVAALLLLFGEPWSVFVLLPGWPVAGTVAGTVVFAGAMVAFPVLMFQGHGPRQSDAAARAGDVMLGTVWVLFTWSVLGHVLRLALLAAGVDDPARPRIVAAASLAVSVVLLVVGNRVAMRVPPVKEVDVVIPRLGAGVDGLRIAVITDTHYGPLDRTKWSEKLVAAVNRLQADVVCHAGDLADGSVAKRRKQVDPLGGVQAGLGRFYITGNHEYFGEAQAWLDHMASLGWDTLHNRSTLVERGGDRILFAGIDDPTGAASGLPGHGPDLPAALAGADPDVPVVLLAHQPKQVRQAREAGVDLQISGHTHGGQIWPFHLLVRLDQPTLSGLTPHGPRTQLYNSRGSGFWGPPFRVFAPNEISLLTLRRAA, via the coding sequence ATGCGTCGGGTTCGTCGGGCGGCCGCCCTGGTTGCTGCGTTGCTGTTGTTGTTCGGGGAGCCCTGGTCGGTGTTCGTGCTGTTGCCGGGGTGGCCGGTGGCGGGGACGGTCGCGGGGACGGTGGTGTTCGCGGGCGCGATGGTGGCGTTCCCGGTGCTGATGTTCCAGGGCCACGGGCCGCGGCAGAGTGATGCGGCGGCGCGGGCCGGGGACGTCATGCTGGGGACCGTCTGGGTGCTGTTCACGTGGAGCGTCCTCGGGCACGTGTTGCGGCTGGCGCTGCTGGCCGCGGGTGTCGACGACCCGGCGCGCCCGCGGATCGTGGCGGCGGCGAGCCTGGCGGTGTCGGTGGTGCTGCTCGTGGTCGGCAACCGGGTCGCGATGCGAGTGCCGCCGGTGAAGGAAGTGGACGTGGTGATCCCGCGGCTGGGCGCGGGCGTCGACGGGTTGCGCATCGCCGTCATCACCGACACGCACTACGGCCCCCTCGACCGCACCAAGTGGTCGGAAAAGCTGGTCGCCGCGGTGAACCGGCTGCAGGCCGACGTCGTCTGCCACGCGGGCGACCTCGCCGACGGGTCGGTCGCCAAGCGCCGCAAGCAGGTCGACCCCCTGGGCGGCGTCCAGGCCGGCCTCGGGCGCTTCTACATCACCGGAAACCACGAATACTTCGGCGAAGCGCAGGCCTGGCTCGACCACATGGCGAGCCTCGGCTGGGACACCCTGCACAACCGCAGCACCCTCGTCGAACGCGGCGGCGACCGCATTCTCTTCGCCGGCATCGACGACCCCACCGGCGCGGCCTCCGGACTGCCCGGCCACGGCCCCGACCTGCCCGCCGCCCTCGCCGGCGCGGATCCCGACGTCCCCGTCGTCCTCCTCGCCCACCAGCCCAAACAGGTCAGGCAGGCCCGCGAAGCCGGCGTCGACCTGCAGATCTCCGGACACACCCACGGCGGCCAGATCTGGCCCTTCCACCTGCTCGTCCGGCTCGACCAGCCCACTCTCTCCGGCCTCACCCCCCACGGCCCCCGCACCCAGCTCTACAACAGCCGTGGTTCGGGCTTCTGGGGTCCGCCGTTCCGCGTGTTCGCCCCCAACGAGATCAGCCTCCTCACCCTCCGCCGCGCAGCCTGA
- a CDS encoding alpha/beta fold hydrolase, which translates to MPTTISADGTTLGYTRLGTGPSLVLVDGAMCYRGSTPNDAIAKELAGRFTVFTFDRRGRGESGNTLPYDVEREVEDVAAIVKEAGGEAGLFGISSGAVLALEAAHRGLPTNKLAVYEPPFVVDGSRKPLERDYTEKLEQAVENDNRAEAVRLFMRVGVELPAPMVAMMRLMPAWPKLKRVAHTLPYDNAVMDGYQAGRPLPEGRWSGIAAPTLVIDGGKSPQWMRTGVSQLAQALPGATYRTLPGQTHLVKAKALTPVLAEFFTPR; encoded by the coding sequence ATGCCCACCACGATTTCCGCCGACGGCACCACCCTCGGCTACACCCGCCTCGGCACCGGGCCTTCGCTCGTGCTCGTCGACGGGGCGATGTGTTACCGCGGCTCGACGCCCAACGACGCCATCGCGAAAGAGCTCGCCGGCCGCTTCACCGTCTTCACCTTCGACCGCCGCGGCCGGGGCGAGAGCGGGAACACGCTGCCCTACGACGTGGAGCGCGAAGTGGAAGATGTCGCCGCCATCGTCAAGGAAGCGGGCGGCGAAGCCGGTCTCTTCGGGATCTCCTCGGGAGCAGTGCTCGCACTCGAAGCGGCCCACCGCGGCTTGCCGACGAACAAGCTCGCCGTGTACGAGCCGCCGTTCGTCGTCGACGGGTCACGCAAGCCCCTCGAACGCGACTACACCGAGAAGCTCGAGCAGGCCGTCGAAAACGACAACCGGGCGGAAGCCGTCCGCCTCTTCATGCGCGTCGGCGTCGAACTGCCCGCCCCCATGGTCGCGATGATGCGCCTCATGCCGGCCTGGCCGAAGCTCAAGCGAGTCGCCCACACCCTCCCCTACGACAACGCCGTGATGGATGGTTACCAGGCCGGCCGACCCCTCCCGGAAGGACGCTGGTCCGGCATCGCCGCGCCGACACTCGTCATCGACGGCGGCAAGAGCCCCCAGTGGATGCGTACCGGCGTCTCACAGCTCGCCCAGGCGCTGCCGGGCGCCACCTACCGCACCCTCCCGGGCCAGACCCACCTCGTGAAGGCCAAGGCCCTCACCCCCGTGCTTGCGGAGTTCTTCACACCTCGCTGA
- a CDS encoding roadblock/LC7 domain-containing protein produces MANNGVNELDWLLDDLVKRVAGAERAVVLSSDGLLIGRSSNLSEEDGEHLSAVASAFQSLARGTGRHFGGGNVRQTMVEMDHAFLFVTAAGRGACLALLASADADMGLVAYEMNLMVKRVGAVLTAAPRAGVVQRTSP; encoded by the coding sequence ATGGCCAACAACGGCGTCAACGAGCTCGACTGGTTGCTCGACGACCTCGTCAAGCGGGTCGCCGGTGCCGAGCGGGCAGTGGTGCTCTCGTCCGATGGGCTGCTGATCGGCCGGTCGAGCAACCTGTCCGAAGAGGACGGTGAGCACCTTTCGGCCGTCGCTTCGGCGTTCCAGAGCCTCGCGAGGGGCACCGGGCGCCACTTCGGCGGCGGCAACGTGCGGCAGACGATGGTGGAGATGGACCACGCGTTCCTCTTCGTGACGGCCGCCGGCCGCGGCGCGTGCCTCGCGCTGCTGGCGAGCGCCGACGCGGACATGGGGCTCGTGGCGTACGAGATGAACCTGATGGTGAAGCGGGTCGGCGCGGTGCTCACGGCGGCACCGCGGGCCGGAGTGGTCCAGCGGACCTCGCCATGA
- a CDS encoding sensor histidine kinase produces MKQNSVRRSRGSSIRSRVLAIALIPSLALLLVGVALAGYLITDALQARDYAQKIRTSEGPGIPFILAAEQERQLSMSLLAGQADARQALQAARPKTDAAAAQISSILEGNFADDNTVPASVKQNITTFAGLYSKVPQVRQQVDAGQLPLLQTFTFYNQIIDQFTQGVAGLAQAARGAENAFARLSAIPIFNAAEEMQRSDALSAAGLASGGLSGDDQRAYIGQIGAYHAQLEQSVPQMLPQVRASYDKLVAGPDWRTVTQVENAFLAGEKQLPVPQQQWRDAAHQVATTLMTMFVTQSSAATNAAIADADTTLTNSIIAGAAAVLLAIIVVLIALRLSRRFIARLARLREDTLDAAEVRLPELVERVRAGEPVDLEEGGHFLDHGDDEIGEVAEAFNKAQQAAIAAAVEEAKTREGTKTVFLNIAHRSQVIVHRQLKVLDAAERKQEDPDQLDTLFQLDHLSTRARRNAENLIILGGGQPGRQWRNPVGLAELVRGAAAETEDFSRVKTAALPSVAVRGPVVGDLVHLLAELIDNATSFSPPEARVELRGNVVGKGVVIEVEDQGLGLEKEQADEFNAMLADPPDFGIMALSDEPRLGLFVVARLASRHGISVHLRESAYGGTRAIVLVRRDLLAPLSEATPDVAEEPALVPVPEQPVQDPVRLSRVGRRAARLRPEAAPVAAVEQPAYEPPAPPVEQPAPPRTARPPRPPQPAWPAHEPRPAPENGRPQQPYRPEAPGRPPLPQRRRQQNLVPQLREDRPAHELQDAREDTPELARNRLTAFQQGTRRARETEVDYDDNRYGDRD; encoded by the coding sequence GTGAAGCAGAATTCTGTTCGTCGCAGCCGCGGCTCGTCGATTCGGTCACGCGTGCTCGCGATCGCGTTGATTCCGAGTCTTGCTCTCCTGCTCGTCGGCGTCGCGCTCGCCGGCTACCTGATCACCGACGCCCTGCAGGCGCGGGATTACGCGCAGAAGATCCGCACCTCGGAAGGCCCGGGCATCCCGTTCATCCTCGCCGCCGAGCAGGAGCGGCAGCTGTCGATGAGCCTGCTGGCCGGACAGGCCGACGCGCGTCAGGCGCTGCAGGCCGCGCGGCCCAAGACCGACGCGGCGGCCGCGCAGATCAGCTCGATCCTCGAAGGCAACTTCGCCGACGACAACACCGTGCCCGCGAGCGTGAAGCAGAACATCACCACGTTCGCCGGGCTGTACTCGAAGGTGCCGCAGGTGCGCCAGCAGGTGGACGCGGGGCAGCTGCCGCTGCTGCAGACGTTCACCTTCTACAACCAGATCATCGACCAGTTCACGCAGGGCGTCGCCGGGCTCGCGCAGGCCGCGCGCGGCGCGGAGAACGCGTTCGCGCGGCTGTCGGCGATCCCGATCTTCAACGCCGCCGAGGAGATGCAGCGCAGCGACGCCCTCTCGGCCGCCGGGCTCGCCTCGGGCGGCCTGAGCGGTGACGATCAGCGCGCGTACATCGGGCAGATCGGCGCCTACCACGCGCAGCTGGAACAGTCCGTGCCACAGATGCTGCCGCAGGTGCGCGCGAGCTACGACAAGCTCGTGGCCGGGCCGGACTGGCGCACCGTCACCCAGGTCGAAAACGCGTTCCTGGCGGGCGAAAAGCAGCTGCCGGTGCCGCAGCAGCAGTGGCGCGACGCCGCGCACCAGGTCGCCACGACGTTGATGACGATGTTCGTGACGCAGAGCTCGGCCGCCACCAACGCGGCGATCGCCGATGCCGACACCACCCTCACCAACTCGATCATCGCGGGCGCCGCCGCGGTGCTCCTCGCGATCATCGTGGTGCTCATCGCGCTGCGCCTGTCGCGCCGGTTCATCGCGCGCCTCGCGCGGCTGCGGGAGGACACGCTCGACGCGGCCGAGGTCCGGCTGCCGGAGCTGGTGGAGCGCGTGCGGGCGGGCGAGCCCGTGGACCTCGAAGAGGGCGGGCACTTCCTCGACCACGGTGACGACGAGATCGGCGAGGTCGCCGAGGCGTTCAACAAGGCGCAGCAGGCGGCCATCGCCGCGGCCGTCGAAGAGGCGAAGACGAGGGAGGGCACCAAGACGGTGTTCCTCAACATCGCCCACCGCAGCCAGGTGATCGTGCACCGGCAGCTGAAGGTGCTCGACGCGGCCGAGCGCAAGCAGGAGGACCCGGACCAGCTGGACACGCTCTTTCAGCTCGACCACCTCTCCACGCGCGCCCGCCGCAACGCCGAGAACCTGATCATCCTCGGCGGCGGGCAGCCCGGCCGGCAGTGGCGCAACCCCGTCGGCCTGGCCGAGCTGGTGCGTGGCGCGGCGGCCGAGACCGAGGACTTCTCGCGTGTGAAGACGGCGGCGCTGCCTTCGGTGGCCGTGCGCGGCCCGGTGGTCGGCGACCTCGTGCACCTGCTGGCGGAGCTGATCGACAACGCGACGTCGTTCTCGCCGCCCGAGGCGCGCGTCGAGCTGCGCGGCAACGTCGTCGGCAAGGGCGTGGTGATCGAGGTCGAGGACCAGGGCCTCGGGCTGGAGAAGGAACAGGCCGACGAGTTCAACGCGATGCTCGCCGACCCGCCGGACTTCGGGATCATGGCGCTGTCGGACGAGCCCCGGCTGGGCCTGTTCGTGGTCGCGCGGCTCGCGTCGCGCCACGGCATCTCCGTGCACCTGCGGGAGTCGGCCTACGGCGGCACCCGCGCGATCGTGCTGGTGCGCAGGGATCTGCTGGCCCCGCTGAGCGAGGCGACGCCGGACGTCGCCGAGGAACCGGCCTTGGTGCCGGTGCCCGAACAGCCGGTGCAGGACCCGGTGCGGTTGAGCCGCGTCGGCCGGCGAGCCGCGCGGTTGCGCCCCGAAGCGGCTCCGGTCGCGGCGGTGGAACAGCCCGCGTACGAACCGCCTGCGCCGCCGGTCGAGCAGCCCGCTCCGCCGCGCACCGCCCGGCCGCCTCGTCCGCCCCAGCCGGCGTGGCCCGCGCACGAGCCGCGGCCCGCGCCGGAGAACGGCCGGCCGCAGCAGCCCTACCGGCCGGAAGCCCCCGGACGTCCGCCGCTGCCCCAGCGCCGGCGTCAGCAGAACCTCGTGCCCCAGCTGCGCGAGGACCGCCCGGCGCACGAGCTCCAGGACGCCCGGGAGGACACGCCGGAACTCGCCCGCAACCGCCTCACGGCGTTCCAGCAGGGCACCCGGCGCGCCCGGGAGACGGAAGTCGACTACGACGACAACAGGTACGGAGATCGCGACTGA